In bacterium, the genomic window ACGCATGGACGCTGGTGTTCGTGCGCGGCGTCCTGTCGGCGCCGGGCCTGTTCGTGTTCTTCCTGGTGCTGGCGGCGCATTCCATTGCGACCTTGAGGAGCCTCGACTTGGCCGCTCGCCCGACTGGCCGGGGGGTTCACGATTTCGGGTAGGTTCTCGCGTCTTTCCGATCCGGCGAAGGGTCTGTTGATCACGTCTGCCGGGGTGATCATCCTGAGCGTCCAGGGTGTGCCGATCCGGTTGATGGATGTTGATGCGTGGACGCTCGTGTTCGTGCGCGGGGTCCTGTCGGCGCCGGGCCTGTTCGTGTTCTTCCTGGTGATGGAGAGGACGGGATGGCGGGGTCAAATGCGGGCGATGGGCCTGGCCGGAGTGATCGCGGCGCTTCTGTTCGCCCTGGACAACGTGATGTTCCTCTACTCGATCACCCACACCTCGGTGGCGAACACCCTGCTGATGATCAGCCTGAGCCCGCTGTTCGCGGCGCTGCTGACCCGCATCGTGCTGCGGGAGATGGTCCCGCGGCGGACCTGGCTCGCCATCGGGGGAGCGACCGTTGCGACGCTGGTGATCCTGCTCGGCTCGCTGGTCACGGGAGACCTGCCCGGCACCCTGGCCGGCCTCGTGGCGGCCATAGCGATCGGCGGGACGCTGGTGGTGCTCCGGTCCCGGCCATCCCTGAACCTGGTCCCGGCGGTGGCACTCGGAGCGGGCCTGGCCGGTCTGATCGCCCTGCCGCTCGCCAGCCCGGGCTCGGCGGACTCAAGGGACTGGGTGATGCTGGTGCTGGTCGGCGTCCTCATAGTGCCGGTGGCGTTCGGCCTGATCGCCACCGGACCCCGATACATCCCGGCACCC contains:
- a CDS encoding DMT family transporter yields the protein MITSAGVIILSVQGVPIRLMDVDAWTLVFVRGVLSAPGLFVFFLVMERTGWRGQMRAMGLAGVIAALLFALDNVMFLYSITHTSVANTLLMISLSPLFAALLTRIVLREMVPRRTWLAIGGATVATLVILLGSLVTGDLPGTLAGLVAAIAIGGTLVVLRSRPSLNLVPAVALGAGLAGLIALPLASPGSADSRDWVMLVLVGVLIVPVAFGLIATGPRYIPAPEVALLLLLQTVLGALWVWIAVGEAPHGATLVGGLMLIAVLAIHSVATLRTLNADG